A genomic window from candidate division TA06 bacterium B3_TA06 includes:
- the lpxD gene encoding UDP-3-O-(3-hydroxymyristoyl)glucosamine N-acyltransferase: protein MTAGELARLLGGELLGDGGVELVRPAAFEEASPDELTFYDGDDTAELSASHAGCIITGLYPERFSACSIISLHEVRQSWVKALETFPRASEEQSPDLVYVSDSALVDSSSVILPFTYVGPEVRIGPDCLIGPNATIHARSKIGARVKIGAGSVIGSPGFGYVQDPDGNHHHIPHLGRVVIEEDVEIAAGVCIDRGTVSQTVIGKGTKIDNLVHIAHNVRVGKNCLITGQCGIAGSSVLEDKVVLAGQVGVKDHVHIGEGAVVLAKSAVFKNIGAGEVVSGIPARPHRLTLRAQARLFRDDPSKDN, encoded by the coding sequence GTGACTGCTGGTGAGTTGGCCAGACTGCTAGGAGGAGAGCTTTTGGGGGATGGGGGGGTAGAACTTGTGCGTCCGGCTGCTTTTGAGGAGGCATCGCCTGATGAGCTTACCTTCTACGACGGGGATGATACAGCAGAGCTTTCAGCTTCTCATGCAGGGTGCATCATCACCGGGTTGTATCCTGAGAGGTTTTCAGCGTGCTCCATTATTTCCCTCCACGAGGTACGTCAATCCTGGGTTAAAGCCCTGGAAACATTTCCACGGGCTTCAGAGGAACAATCTCCAGACCTCGTTTACGTATCGGATTCTGCCTTGGTTGATTCCTCCTCTGTGATTCTGCCTTTTACCTATGTTGGACCCGAAGTTCGGATCGGCCCGGATTGCCTCATAGGTCCTAACGCAACCATCCATGCACGTTCTAAGATAGGGGCACGCGTGAAGATTGGCGCAGGATCGGTCATCGGCTCACCAGGCTTCGGGTATGTTCAGGATCCCGACGGTAATCACCATCACATCCCGCATCTGGGCAGGGTGGTGATCGAGGAAGACGTTGAGATCGCGGCAGGTGTTTGCATCGACCGCGGCACCGTAAGCCAGACAGTTATCGGCAAGGGAACCAAGATAGACAACCTGGTTCATATCGCGCATAACGTGCGGGTAGGCAAGAATTGTCTCATAACCGGCCAATGCGGTATTGCCGGCTCCTCGGTCCTGGAGGATAAGGTGGTGCTTGCAGGGCAAGTGGGCGTCAAAGACCACGTCCACATTGGAGAAGGGGCGGTGGTACTTGCTAAGTCAGCAGTGTTTAAGAACATAGGAGCCGGAGAGGTTGTCTCCGGCATACCTGCCCGCCCTCACCGCCTAACCCTGCGCGCGCAGGCGAGGCTTTTTAGAGATGACCCTTCAAAGGACAATTAA